In Pleomorphomonas sp. T1.2MG-36, a single window of DNA contains:
- a CDS encoding AMP-binding protein — translation MGGVVDGRLFGQSMAESGLDAAFIERSLFDALIDIAEADPDLAAIEDQNRQPVTRRNLLLAACVLGRRLASFSRKGERVGLLLPNVNGVAIAFFALLAYGRTPALLNFTAGSHGLGGAIRVGAIRTVITSSAFVKTAKLEPVIDDLKDKVRIVYLEDVRAGLSLFDKAVGATYARWARALHRPYRRAPRDIAAVLFTSGTEGAPKGVGLTATNFLSNVAQILALYRFHPEDTLFNALPVFHSYGLTAGLFLPVFGRFKSFLYSSPLHYKIIPGLVRDSGSTVLLSTDTFAAGWARSAEDGDFNSVRLTILGAERVKEQTRALWMDRFGVVLNEGYGATECAPVLSVNYPGSFRDGTVGRLLPGIEARLDPVPGLEIGGRLHVRAPNIMAGYYLPDRPGELVRNDPDGWYDTGDIVSIDDDGFVTLLGRARRFAKVGGEMISLAAVEAFAASLWPNSSHAVVAIADPRKGEALVLVTDAGDASVEALGAYAREHGVPELQVPRKIVKTYALPVLGTGKMDLAAIEQMARS, via the coding sequence ATGGGAGGAGTGGTGGACGGTCGCCTGTTTGGGCAGTCGATGGCGGAGTCGGGGCTCGATGCGGCCTTCATAGAACGGTCGCTGTTCGATGCCTTGATCGACATCGCGGAGGCCGATCCGGACCTTGCGGCCATCGAGGACCAGAACCGGCAACCGGTGACCCGCCGGAACCTGCTGCTCGCCGCCTGCGTGCTGGGGCGCCGTCTTGCGTCCTTCAGCCGGAAAGGCGAGCGCGTCGGTCTGCTGCTGCCCAATGTCAACGGCGTTGCCATCGCCTTCTTTGCGCTTCTCGCCTATGGGCGGACGCCGGCACTGCTCAACTTCACCGCCGGCAGCCACGGCCTCGGCGGCGCCATCCGGGTCGGCGCCATCCGAACGGTCATCACCTCAAGCGCCTTCGTGAAGACGGCCAAGCTTGAACCAGTGATCGACGACCTCAAGGACAAGGTACGGATCGTCTATCTCGAAGACGTACGGGCCGGTCTGTCGCTGTTCGACAAGGCGGTTGGAGCCACCTATGCGCGTTGGGCGAGGGCGCTGCATCGTCCCTATCGGCGGGCACCGCGCGACATCGCCGCCGTGCTGTTCACCTCGGGCACCGAGGGCGCGCCGAAGGGGGTGGGGCTCACCGCGACCAACTTCCTGTCCAACGTCGCCCAGATCCTGGCGCTCTACAGGTTCCATCCCGAGGACACGCTGTTCAACGCCCTGCCGGTGTTTCACTCCTACGGACTCACCGCCGGTTTGTTCCTGCCAGTCTTCGGTCGCTTCAAGTCCTTTCTCTATTCCTCGCCGCTTCACTACAAGATCATCCCCGGTCTTGTGCGTGACAGCGGATCGACCGTGTTGCTCTCCACCGATACCTTCGCCGCTGGCTGGGCCCGGTCGGCCGAGGACGGAGATTTCAACTCGGTGCGCCTCACCATCCTCGGTGCCGAACGCGTCAAGGAACAGACGCGGGCCCTATGGATGGACCGCTTCGGCGTGGTGCTCAACGAAGGCTACGGGGCGACCGAGTGTGCTCCGGTTCTGTCGGTGAACTATCCGGGCAGCTTCCGTGACGGCACGGTCGGGCGCTTGCTACCGGGTATCGAGGCGCGGCTCGATCCCGTGCCGGGGCTTGAGATCGGCGGCCGTCTCCATGTGCGCGCGCCCAACATCATGGCTGGGTATTATCTTCCAGATCGGCCCGGCGAACTCGTGCGCAACGACCCGGATGGCTGGTACGATACGGGCGACATCGTCTCCATCGACGACGATGGCTTCGTCACGTTGCTCGGGCGGGCCAGACGCTTTGCCAAGGTCGGAGGTGAGATGATCTCGCTTGCCGCCGTCGAAGCCTTCGCCGCTTCGCTCTGGCCCAACTCGTCGCACGCCGTGGTCGCCATAGCGGATCCACGCAAGGGCGAAGCGCTGGTGCTGGTCACCGACGCGGGCGACGCCAGTGTCGAAGCCCTCGGCGCCTATGCGCGCGAGCACGGTGTGCCTGAGCTCCAGGTGCCGCGAAAAATCGTCAAAACATATGCTTTGCCCGTGCTGGGCACCGGCAAAATGGACCTCGCCGCCATCGAACAGATGGCCCGTTCCTGA
- a CDS encoding AGE family epimerase/isomerase encodes MSHSEAHRELAAVTEELRSWLMTEALPIWWAFGVDHVNGGFHEVLGLRCEITPAPRRVRVTARQIFTFALAGRLGWTGPWERTVEEGLDYFLEKCVLPNGAVRIVTNADGSPKDDTFCLYDQAFALFAMAAAASAVKDRTAVEAAAVKLRTLLMTDYKNSIAGFEESIPRSLPLKANPHMHMFEACLAWEEVGGDETWSRLADEIAELCLSKFLDPKEGWLKEFFNADWSVVGGIEGRICEPGHQFEWAWLLTRWGTSRKRPDAVAAARRLCELGEAHGINVPQQVAIMGLLDDLTIHDGTARMWSQTERMKGNVALAAVATDEADREDHLRKVAVAARSLQRYFDVDTPGLWRDRMNPDGSFVIEPAPASTFYHIICAIDEVGKYVSSN; translated from the coding sequence ATGAGTCATTCCGAAGCCCATCGCGAACTTGCCGCCGTTACCGAGGAGCTGAGATCGTGGCTGATGACCGAGGCGCTGCCGATCTGGTGGGCCTTCGGCGTCGATCACGTCAATGGCGGCTTCCACGAGGTGCTGGGGCTCAGATGCGAGATCACGCCGGCGCCACGCCGTGTGCGCGTGACGGCGCGGCAGATCTTCACCTTCGCCCTGGCCGGTCGGCTCGGCTGGACCGGACCCTGGGAGCGTACGGTGGAGGAGGGGCTCGATTACTTCCTTGAGAAGTGCGTGCTGCCGAACGGCGCCGTGCGCATAGTGACCAATGCCGACGGTTCACCCAAGGACGATACCTTCTGTCTCTACGATCAGGCTTTCGCCTTGTTCGCGATGGCCGCTGCGGCGTCGGCGGTGAAGGACCGCACGGCGGTCGAGGCGGCGGCGGTGAAGCTGCGGACGCTCCTGATGACGGACTACAAGAATTCGATCGCCGGCTTCGAGGAGTCCATTCCGCGTTCCCTGCCGCTCAAGGCCAATCCGCACATGCACATGTTCGAAGCCTGCCTCGCCTGGGAAGAGGTGGGCGGCGACGAGACGTGGAGCCGGCTCGCCGACGAGATCGCCGAGCTCTGCCTCTCCAAGTTCCTCGACCCCAAGGAGGGCTGGCTCAAGGAGTTCTTCAACGCCGACTGGTCCGTCGTCGGTGGGATCGAGGGGCGTATCTGCGAGCCGGGCCATCAGTTCGAATGGGCCTGGCTGCTCACCCGTTGGGGCACGTCGCGCAAGCGTCCGGACGCCGTTGCCGCGGCGCGGCGCCTCTGCGAGCTGGGCGAGGCGCATGGCATCAACGTGCCGCAGCAGGTGGCCATCATGGGCCTTCTCGACGATCTCACCATTCACGACGGCACGGCGCGCATGTGGTCGCAGACCGAGCGGATGAAGGGGAACGTGGCGTTGGCCGCCGTTGCGACCGACGAGGCGGACCGCGAGGATCATCTCAGGAAGGTGGCGGTGGCCGCGCGTTCGCTGCAGCGCTATTTCGATGTCGACACGCCGGGCCTCTGGCGCGATCGCATGAATCCTGACGGTTCGTTCGTGATCGAGCCGGCACCCGCTTCGACGTTCTATCACATCATCTGCGCTATCGACGAAGTTGGGAAATACGTGTCATCCAATTGA